The Hyphomicrobiales bacterium nucleotide sequence GTGAGGCCATTTGCAATGGATGAAATAAAGCAAGGGACAAAGAGGCTTGCTGGATGAACATAGCCCGCACTGAAAAGCGCTGCCACAAGCAAGATGCCACATATATTGATAAAACATCCGGTCATGATCATACGCACAATGCCTTGTCTTTGTGCAAACCTGCCAGACAGGAAATTTCCAAAACCATAACCAGCTGCGATCATGATGAAGTAAAGCCCGTAACCCGTTGGTGTAAGGCCTAAAATTTTGTCCGATAAAAGTGGCGCGCCTCCCATAAAGGCAAAATAGGCAGCTGATGAAAACCCACAGGTAATAGCAAAAGCAATGAAGCGTTTTTCACGTAATAAAGAATTATAATTTCCTGAGAGCTGGCGGATGCTTGTTTTCTTGCCAAGATAAGGATTGGTCTCGTGCAAATTGATGAAAGCACCCACGAAGACTGCGCCCGCCAACGCCAGCATAAACAGCGAACTGCCCCACCATGCGACATTTTCCTGTAGTAGGCCTCCAATATAAGGAACCGCCATCGGTGAAACCGTCATTGCCATAGTGACATAGCCAATCATGCTGGCGGCTTTATCTCGCGTATATAGATCGCGAATGATGGTTCGAGCCAAAGCAATGCCCGTGCAAGCGCCCATACCCTGCAAAATTCGACCTGTAATAAATATTTCAATCGTGGGTGAAAAAATACAAATAACGCTGCCGACCATAGAAATAAGCATGCCAATCAAAATAATTGGTCTTCTACCGAAAAAGTCTGATAGGGGGCCGAGCACAAGCTGTGAAAAAGCAATCGCGACCAAAAAGAGAGAAAGGGCGAGTTGTACTCTTCCATAGTCGGTATCGAACACATCAACAAAGGCCGATAGCGAAGGTGCAATTATATTGATGCCCGCGGGTGCTACCATAGAAATAGCTACGAGAATAAAAACTGAAGGCACGCGCTTTTGTCGTGGGCTTTCAAAGGGCACGGATTGGTCTTGATCCAAATTAACCGCCGGTTGTGCTCATATGCCGACCAACGGATGGTTTGGTGTTCCGACGGTCAATAATAAAATCATGGCCTTTCGGCTTTAAAGTAATGGCATCATCGATCGCTTTATAAAGTGCAGCATTATCATCGTTATGACGCATAGGTGCGCGTAAATCGGCAGCATCTTCTTGACCCAGACACATATAAAGTGTGCCAGTGCAGGTAATGCGAACGCGATTACAGCTTTCGCAGAAATTATGGGTCATCGGCGTGATAAATCCAAGCCTTCCGCCAGTTTCTTCAATTTCCACATAGCGGGCAGGACCACCGGTTTTATAAGGAATATCTTTCAGCGTGAACTGTTCAGATAAACGGGCGCGTATAGTCGATAAAGGCAAATATTGCTCTGTGCGGTCTTCATCAATTTCTCCAAGAGGCATTGTTTCAATCAATGTCAGATCATGGCCTTCACCATGTGCCCAGCGCATCATCTCTACGATTTCATGTTCATTATCGCCTTTGAGGGCAACGGCGTTGATTTTGACAGCGATTCCAGCTTTTGTTGC carries:
- a CDS encoding multidrug effflux MFS transporter, whose translation is MDQDQSVPFESPRQKRVPSVFILVAISMVAPAGINIIAPSLSAFVDVFDTDYGRVQLALSLFLVAIAFSQLVLGPLSDFFGRRPIILIGMLISMVGSVICIFSPTIEIFITGRILQGMGACTGIALARTIIRDLYTRDKAASMIGYVTMAMTVSPMAVPYIGGLLQENVAWWGSSLFMLALAGAVFVGAFINLHETNPYLGKKTSIRQLSGNYNSLLREKRFIAFAITCGFSSAAYFAFMGGAPLLSDKILGLTPTGYGLYFIMIAAGYGFGNFLSGRFAQRQGIVRMIMTGCFINICGILLVAALFSAGYVHPASLFVPCFISSIANGLTLPSTIAGAVSIKPEIAGTASGAIGFTQIGFGAIAATLTAEWLNIHLSIWPMVIVMIGSGVLALLCGLWVKKLERIENHTVAPIAPAAKP
- the moaA gene encoding GTP 3',8-cyclase MoaA, whose product is MTIPLRSTNPDTPELIDPYQRAITYLRVSVTDRCDFRCTYCMSEDMTFLPKREVLSLEEIDRLCTAFIDKGVKKLRLTGGEPLVRKGIMTLIRTLSRHLDSGDLEELTLTTNGSQLPKHADEMADLGIRRVNVSLDTLDAEKFKRITRRGDLNQVLDGIKAATKAGIAVKINAVALKGDNEHEIVEMMRWAHGEGHDLTLIETMPLGEIDEDRTEQYLPLSTIRARLSEQFTLKDIPYKTGGPARYVEIEETGGRLGFITPMTHNFCESCNRVRITCTGTLYMCLGQEDAADLRAPMRHNDDNAALYKAIDDAITLKPKGHDFIIDRRNTKPSVGRHMSTTGG